A single genomic interval of Croceibacter atlanticus HTCC2559 harbors:
- a CDS encoding DNA topoisomerase IV subunit B — protein sequence MEQETKYTEDNIRSLDWKEHIRMRPGMYIGKLGDGSSADDGIYILLKEVLDNSIDEFVMNAGKTIEISIQGERVIVRDYGRGIPLGKVKDVVSKMNTGGKYDSKAFKKSVGLNGVGTKAVNALSSYFRVESSRDGKSASAEFAQGNLTDEEFLDETSRRRGTKVTFIPDEAIFKNYKYRSEYVAKMLKNYVYLNPGLTIVFNGERFYSENGLKDLLSDTIREDDRLYPIIHLKGDDIEVAITHSKTQYSEEYHSFVNGQHTTQGGTHQSAFREAIVKTVREFYGKNYESSDIRKSVVSAIAIKVMDPVFESQTKTKLGSTDMGGDFPTVRTYINDFLKTKLDNYLHRHQDVADQLQKKILQAERERKDLSGIRKLARDRAKKASLHNKKLRDCRIHLGDHKKDRYLETTLFITEGDSASGSITKSRDVNTQAVFSLKGKPLNSYGLSKKIVYENEEFNLLQAALNIEDSIEDLRYNNIVIATDADVDGMHIRLLLITFFLQFFPEVIKEGHLYILQTPLFRVRNKKETVYCYSEFEKREAIEKLSGKAEITRFKGLGEISPDEFQYFIGEDIRLDPVMLDQDMSIAELLEFYMGKNTSDRQEFIIDNLKVELDVIEEA from the coding sequence ATGGAGCAAGAAACTAAGTACACTGAAGATAATATACGTTCATTAGACTGGAAAGAGCACATACGTATGCGTCCCGGAATGTATATCGGGAAACTTGGTGATGGCTCCAGTGCAGATGATGGTATCTATATCTTACTAAAAGAAGTATTAGACAACTCTATTGATGAGTTTGTTATGAATGCAGGTAAAACCATCGAAATTTCTATACAAGGCGAACGTGTAATTGTTAGAGATTATGGTCGTGGTATTCCTTTAGGAAAAGTAAAGGATGTAGTTTCTAAAATGAATACAGGTGGAAAGTACGACTCCAAAGCCTTTAAGAAATCTGTAGGTTTAAATGGTGTTGGTACCAAAGCTGTAAACGCATTGTCATCTTATTTTAGGGTAGAGTCTTCCAGAGATGGTAAAAGTGCTTCCGCAGAGTTTGCACAAGGTAACCTTACAGACGAAGAGTTTTTAGATGAAACCTCAAGACGTCGTGGTACAAAAGTTACCTTTATTCCAGATGAAGCTATTTTTAAGAACTACAAATACAGAAGTGAGTATGTAGCTAAAATGCTTAAAAATTATGTTTATCTAAATCCTGGTCTTACCATTGTTTTTAATGGAGAGCGTTTTTATTCAGAAAACGGATTAAAAGATTTACTAAGTGATACCATACGAGAAGATGATAGGTTGTATCCAATTATTCATCTAAAAGGAGATGATATTGAAGTTGCAATTACACACAGTAAAACCCAATATTCTGAAGAGTACCATTCATTTGTAAACGGGCAACATACTACACAAGGTGGTACACACCAATCTGCTTTTAGAGAAGCTATTGTAAAAACAGTGCGAGAGTTTTATGGAAAAAACTATGAAAGTAGTGATATACGTAAATCTGTTGTGTCTGCCATTGCTATAAAAGTAATGGATCCTGTTTTTGAAAGTCAGACTAAAACAAAACTTGGCTCTACAGATATGGGTGGCGATTTTCCTACTGTTAGAACTTATATTAATGACTTTCTTAAAACTAAATTAGATAATTACCTACACCGTCACCAAGACGTAGCAGATCAACTTCAGAAAAAAATACTGCAAGCAGAACGAGAACGTAAGGATTTATCTGGGATTAGAAAATTAGCCAGAGATCGCGCTAAAAAAGCAAGTTTGCACAATAAGAAATTACGCGATTGTAGAATTCATTTAGGAGATCATAAAAAAGATCGTTATTTAGAAACGACACTATTTATTACTGAGGGTGACTCAGCAAGTGGAAGTATTACAAAATCTAGAGATGTAAATACTCAAGCTGTATTTAGTTTAAAAGGTAAACCACTTAATAGCTATGGCTTAAGTAAGAAAATTGTTTATGAAAATGAAGAATTTAACCTCCTACAGGCAGCTTTAAATATAGAAGATTCAATTGAAGATTTAAGATATAATAACATAGTAATAGCAACAGATGCCGATGTCGATGGTATGCACATACGTTTGTTATTAATCACGTTCTTTCTTCAGTTTTTTCCTGAAGTTATAAAAGAAGGACACCTATATATATTACAAACACCATTATTTAGAGTAAGAAATAAAAAGGAGACAGTTTATTGTTATTCAGAATTTGAAAAACGAGAAGCTATAGAAAAGCTCTCAGGAAAAGCTGAGATTACTCGATTTAAAGGATTAGGTGAAATTTCTCCAGATGAGTTTCAATATTTTATTGGAGAAGATATTCGTTTAGATCCTGTAATGTTAGACCAAGATATGAGTATAGCAGAATTATTGGAGTTTTATATGGGTAAAAACACATCTGATAGACAAGAGTTTATTATTGATAATCTTAAAGTAGAATTAGATGTTATTGAAGAAGCTTAG
- a CDS encoding DNA topoisomerase IB — protein MTLTDKQLEAILKDPEKAAQFYNLTYVYDNQLTIDRRKHGKGFRYFQNDKPITKKDLINRIKSLVIPPAWTDVRITDLANGHLQVVGRDEKHRKVYKYHDLWTAFRNQTKFLKMSSFGNSLPLLRKQVEKNLQQEEMTKSKVLAIVITLLEETHIRIGNYYYAKNNNTYGLSTLRTKHVEHIKDSIQFHFIGKKNKEHQIKITDDSLIELVNQCEEIPGWELFQYFDEDGTKQRLDSGDINTYIKELSGELFTAKDFRTWSASKIFFETLRDEPYAEDESENKSLRLKAYDKTAEALGNTRSVCREYYVHPMLNDSYKDGSIKPYFSKLKKKKKSSNKYLSQTEELLLEMISDYEISLEKN, from the coding sequence ATGACCTTAACAGATAAACAACTTGAGGCAATTTTAAAAGATCCTGAAAAAGCTGCCCAATTTTACAACCTTACTTATGTTTACGACAATCAATTAACTATTGATCGTCGTAAGCATGGTAAAGGTTTCAGATATTTTCAAAATGACAAACCTATTACCAAAAAGGATCTTATTAATAGAATTAAAAGTTTAGTAATTCCTCCTGCGTGGACAGACGTTAGAATAACCGATTTGGCAAATGGCCATCTTCAAGTTGTTGGTAGGGATGAAAAACACAGAAAAGTTTATAAATATCACGATTTGTGGACAGCTTTCAGAAACCAAACTAAGTTTCTCAAAATGTCTTCATTTGGAAATTCACTCCCGTTATTAAGAAAACAAGTTGAAAAAAATCTGCAGCAAGAAGAAATGACCAAATCTAAGGTTCTTGCAATTGTAATTACATTGCTTGAAGAAACACATATTAGAATAGGCAATTATTATTATGCCAAGAATAATAACACCTATGGTCTTTCTACTTTAAGGACTAAACATGTAGAACATATTAAAGACAGTATTCAGTTTCACTTTATAGGAAAGAAGAATAAAGAACATCAAATTAAAATAACCGATGATTCATTGATAGAGCTTGTAAACCAATGTGAGGAAATTCCTGGTTGGGAATTGTTTCAGTATTTTGATGAGGACGGCACTAAACAACGTCTCGATAGCGGAGATATTAATACCTACATTAAAGAATTAAGCGGTGAGCTATTTACTGCAAAGGATTTTAGAACTTGGTCTGCCAGTAAAATTTTCTTTGAAACATTAAGAGATGAACCTTATGCAGAAGATGAAAGCGAAAATAAATCATTGAGATTAAAGGCATATGATAAGACTGCTGAAGCACTTGGTAATACTCGAAGTGTTTGTAGAGAATATTATGTGCACCCTATGCTTAATGATTCTTATAAAGATGGTAGTATTAAACCTTATTTTTCTAAACTTAAGAAGAAGAAAAAATCTTCAAATAAGTACCTATCTCAAACCGAAGAGCTATTGTTGGAAATGATTAGTGATTACGAAATTAGTCTGGAAAAGAACTAA
- a CDS encoding DUF4252 domain-containing protein has translation MKTVKPLILVLAILFASVTATAQDFSKYETMKDVTSMVMTSKMFKLLNKIDVNSSDPEMQNYVDLIENLNEIRVFVTDRSDVRTTMNADAKSYISSGGLEQLMRINEDGKAVNFYIKPGKNDDFVNELFMHLDGTEDGKPSTVILQITGNINLKQVSKLASDLKVPGSEELKNIKKQK, from the coding sequence ATGAAAACAGTAAAACCCCTAATTTTAGTATTAGCAATTTTGTTTGCTAGTGTTACAGCTACAGCTCAGGATTTTAGTAAGTATGAGACTATGAAAGACGTTACCAGTATGGTAATGACAAGTAAGATGTTTAAGTTACTTAATAAAATAGATGTAAACAGCTCTGACCCAGAAATGCAGAACTACGTAGACCTTATTGAAAACCTTAATGAAATACGAGTTTTTGTAACAGATAGGAGTGATGTAAGAACTACTATGAATGCAGATGCAAAATCATACATTTCTTCTGGTGGCTTAGAGCAACTTATGAGAATTAATGAAGATGGTAAAGCAGTAAATTTTTACATAAAACCAGGTAAAAATGATGATTTTGTAAATGAGCTATTTATGCATTTAGATGGTACAGAAGATGGTAAACCGTCCACTGTTATACTTCAAATTACAGGAAATATAAACTTAAAACAGGTTTCTAAACTAGCATCAGATTTAAAAGTACCAGGATCTGAAGAGTTAAAGAATATTAAAAAACAAAAGTAA
- the mscL gene encoding large conductance mechanosensitive channel protein MscL: protein MSFFSEFKEFAVKGNMVDMAIGIIIGAAFKDVVDVIVKKVMLPPLSLLTDGIHFADKNIVLKEARVGEDGKELKAITVGYGELIEVFIDFIIIAFVVFLVVKVMNSLKKKAEDDTNKTVSTPKNIQLMTETNKLLREQVELLKRDKEKN, encoded by the coding sequence ATGAGTTTTTTTTCAGAATTTAAAGAGTTTGCAGTAAAAGGTAATATGGTAGATATGGCTATAGGTATAATTATAGGTGCTGCGTTTAAAGACGTAGTAGATGTTATTGTAAAAAAAGTAATGCTTCCACCTCTATCATTACTTACAGACGGTATTCATTTTGCCGATAAAAATATTGTACTTAAAGAGGCTAGAGTAGGAGAAGATGGTAAAGAGTTAAAAGCAATAACGGTAGGTTACGGAGAGTTAATAGAAGTTTTTATTGATTTTATTATTATTGCATTTGTAGTTTTCTTAGTTGTAAAGGTGATGAATAGTCTTAAAAAGAAAGCAGAAGATGATACTAACAAAACAGTTTCTACTCCTAAGAATATTCAATTAATGACAGAAACCAACAAACTACTTAGAGAGCAAGTAGAATTACTAAAACGTGATAAAGAAAAAAATTAG
- a CDS encoding S41 family peptidase, which translates to MKAIKVILLTVLTSTLLFSCFEDQDDSIGNASNLEINNFIYRGMNAYYLYKADVPELTNGAFESATELNEFLDNYDSPEDLFYNGLLSNQDRFSFLVNDYVALEESFSGITKNTGMKFGLVRYPSDPSLVFGYVRYIVPNSPASTTILERGDVFTSINGTQLTDTNFNSLLAAETYNLGMANFDGETVTETNETVNLTKVELTENPVHLATTLTINGQNIGYLMYNGFIGDFDAQLNEAFGQFQAGNVTDLVLDLRYNGGGSVESAIDLSSMITGQFTGEIITTEQWNAEIQAAFEAQNPERLVNRFDDRIRTNAATNSLNLNRVYILTSPRTASASEFVINGLNPYIDVVQIGTNTTGKFQASVTLYDAEDFRKTNANPGHRYAIQPLVLKEVNSVGFTDFIDGLEPDTFIEEDYANLGILGDPNEPLLSLALQDIAGFAPSQETENSTHLRTTSLEEIGESNMNSPLYQKMYKEDLSGIPLFN; encoded by the coding sequence ATGAAAGCTATAAAAGTTATATTACTTACAGTATTAACCTCAACTCTATTATTTAGTTGTTTTGAAGATCAAGACGATAGTATTGGTAATGCTTCAAACTTAGAAATTAATAACTTCATATATAGAGGTATGAACGCATACTACCTATATAAAGCAGACGTTCCCGAATTAACTAATGGCGCATTTGAATCTGCTACTGAGTTAAATGAGTTTTTAGATAACTATGATAGTCCGGAAGATTTATTTTATAATGGCCTTTTATCTAACCAAGATAGGTTTAGCTTTCTGGTTAATGATTATGTGGCTTTAGAAGAATCTTTTAGTGGTATTACTAAAAATACAGGGATGAAATTTGGTTTGGTAAGGTATCCTAGTGATCCTAGTTTGGTTTTTGGCTATGTACGCTATATTGTACCAAACTCGCCTGCTTCGACTACAATATTAGAAAGAGGAGATGTTTTTACAAGTATAAATGGCACACAGCTAACAGATACAAATTTTAATTCTCTTCTTGCTGCGGAAACTTATAACCTAGGTATGGCTAATTTTGATGGAGAAACTGTTACTGAAACAAATGAAACAGTAAACCTTACTAAAGTGGAACTCACTGAAAACCCTGTACACCTTGCCACAACACTTACTATTAATGGTCAAAATATTGGTTATTTAATGTATAACGGATTTATTGGAGATTTTGATGCTCAACTTAATGAAGCTTTTGGTCAATTTCAGGCAGGCAATGTTACAGACCTTGTATTAGATTTGAGATATAATGGTGGTGGCTCTGTAGAAAGTGCCATAGATTTATCAAGTATGATAACTGGGCAATTTACAGGTGAAATAATTACAACCGAACAGTGGAATGCCGAAATACAAGCAGCTTTTGAAGCTCAGAATCCAGAACGTTTGGTAAATAGATTTGATGATAGAATACGTACAAACGCCGCTACAAATAGTTTAAACTTAAATAGAGTTTATATACTAACATCGCCAAGAACGGCATCTGCAAGTGAGTTTGTAATAAATGGTCTTAATCCATATATAGATGTTGTACAAATAGGAACTAATACCACTGGAAAATTTCAAGCTTCTGTAACTCTATACGATGCTGAAGATTTTAGAAAAACTAATGCCAATCCAGGTCACAGATATGCTATACAACCATTAGTATTAAAAGAAGTAAATTCAGTTGGATTTACAGATTTCATAGATGGTTTAGAACCAGATACGTTTATTGAAGAAGATTATGCTAACCTTGGTATTTTAGGAGATCCTAATGAGCCTCTTTTATCTTTGGCTTTACAAGATATTGCTGGTTTTGCACCATCACAAGAAACAGAAAACAGTACACACTTAAGAACAACATCTCTTGAAGAAATTGGTGAAAGCAATATGAATAGTCCTCTATACCAAAAGATGTATAAGGAAGATCTTTCTGGAATACCTCTATTCAACTAA
- a CDS encoding DUF4252 domain-containing protein codes for MKTLTKLILSLTVVLFFSCNGKQSLQEYYVDNQDNENFLSLDLPSSLLMVNDNMTKEQQETLSTVKKVNVLAFPKKEENTVAFEEEKAKINSILKDDKFHVLMKFNQNGMNAKVLYLGEEDAIDEIIIYGEDYEKGFGVARVLGNQMNPQKLIEMLKTVDNDMINVEGFEDIAKSFNNN; via the coding sequence ATGAAGACGCTAACTAAATTAATTTTAAGCCTAACAGTTGTTTTATTCTTTAGCTGTAACGGAAAACAAAGTTTACAAGAATATTATGTAGACAATCAAGACAATGAAAACTTTTTATCGTTGGATCTGCCTTCTAGCTTGTTAATGGTTAATGACAATATGACCAAAGAGCAACAAGAAACACTTTCAACTGTTAAGAAAGTAAATGTATTAGCTTTTCCAAAAAAAGAAGAAAATACTGTAGCGTTTGAAGAAGAGAAAGCCAAGATAAATAGTATTCTTAAAGATGATAAATTTCATGTGCTAATGAAGTTTAATCAAAATGGGATGAATGCGAAAGTTCTATACCTTGGAGAAGAAGATGCTATAGATGAGATAATTATTTATGGTGAGGATTATGAAAAAGGTTTTGGTGTTGCTAGAGTGTTAGGAAACCAAATGAATCCTCAAAAATTAATAGAGATGCTCAAAACGGTAGATAATGATATGATAAACGTTGAAGGATTTGAAGACATTGCCAAGTCTTTCAACAACAACTAA
- a CDS encoding peptidase associated/transthyretin-like domain-containing protein has product MIKHLLIFILLFVNFTCIAQNSFELSGRVIAQTRDTLEVSVLNLSRETGVVTNEKGDFKIDVSIGENLYFSSIQFEPLEVEVTSTILEDPNYMVFLFPKINELQEVLLSSVDLIGIEETDIKNIPLQPYLSAANLGLPQATKPLPTIEERRIYTASSGPLDLLINTLNGELKKLRKLNEWAKLDRLVVQGEQAMAVHYFEEYCGVPEAYISDFIYFCAQDDRYKPLLKQQDKLKLFEFFEEKGPAYKEFRQW; this is encoded by the coding sequence ATGATTAAACATCTACTTATTTTTATTCTACTATTTGTAAATTTTACTTGTATAGCTCAAAACTCATTTGAATTATCTGGACGTGTTATTGCACAAACAAGAGATACACTTGAGGTAAGTGTCTTAAATCTCTCTAGAGAAACAGGTGTAGTTACTAATGAAAAAGGTGACTTTAAGATTGATGTTTCGATAGGAGAGAACCTTTATTTTTCATCCATACAGTTTGAACCATTAGAGGTAGAAGTAACCTCTACAATACTTGAAGACCCAAACTATATGGTCTTTCTATTTCCAAAAATAAACGAGTTACAAGAGGTACTTTTAAGTAGTGTAGATTTAATAGGAATTGAAGAAACAGATATTAAAAACATTCCGTTACAACCCTATTTAAGTGCAGCTAACTTGGGATTGCCTCAAGCTACAAAACCTTTGCCAACCATTGAGGAAAGGCGAATTTATACAGCATCTTCGGGACCTTTAGATTTATTGATAAATACTTTAAATGGAGAGCTTAAAAAATTGAGAAAACTTAACGAATGGGCAAAACTAGACCGTTTGGTTGTACAAGGAGAACAAGCTATGGCAGTGCATTATTTTGAGGAATATTGTGGTGTGCCAGAAGCTTACATTTCAGATTTCATTTACTTTTGTGCTCAAGATGATCGGTATAAGCCACTTTTAAAACAACAAGATAAACTAAAGTTATTCGAGTTTTTTGAAGAAAAAGGTCCTGCTTATAAAGAATTTAGACAATGGTAA
- a CDS encoding RNA polymerase sigma factor, producing MNQKRFLQQIEPIKDKMFRLARRLLVSKEAAEDATQDVLVKLWKRKETLKTYDNLEAFAMTVTKNHCLDELRLKRNNNLRIVHNNYEDHQTGLQKQLETKNELELVEHLINELPQQQQVIIQLREIEQMEYDAIAKILNMNETAVRVNLSRARKKLRSQMQNLQDYGIAEH from the coding sequence ATGAACCAAAAAAGGTTTTTACAACAAATAGAACCCATAAAAGACAAGATGTTTCGCTTGGCTAGAAGGTTATTAGTATCTAAAGAAGCAGCAGAAGATGCAACTCAAGATGTTTTAGTTAAACTTTGGAAACGCAAAGAGACCTTAAAAACATATGATAATCTTGAAGCTTTTGCTATGACGGTGACTAAAAATCATTGTTTAGATGAGTTAAGGTTAAAACGAAACAACAACCTTAGGATAGTTCATAATAATTATGAAGACCACCAAACAGGGTTGCAAAAGCAATTAGAAACTAAGAATGAACTGGAGTTGGTGGAGCATTTAATAAATGAGTTACCACAGCAACAGCAGGTAATTATACAGCTAAGAGAAATAGAGCAAATGGAGTATGATGCTATTGCCAAAATATTAAATATGAATGAGACTGCAGTACGCGTAAACCTTTCTAGAGCAAGAAAGAAATTAAGATCGCAAATGCAAAATTTACAAGACTATGGAATTGCAGAACATTGA
- a CDS encoding DNA gyrase/topoisomerase IV subunit A, producing the protein MSEEHNEDLNPEEHPQDHLNDNLEQPELEPTQDDVLTKVTGMYKDWFLDYASYVILERAVPAIEDGFKPVQRRIMHSMKDLDDGRYNKVANIVGHTMQYHPHGDASIGDAMVQVGQKDLLIDMQGNWGNILTGDRAAASRYIEARLSKFALEVLFNPKITDWQLSYDGRRKEPINLPVRFPLLLAQGAEGIAVGLSTRILPHNFIELIDASIKHLQGKRFKIYPDFQTGGEADISNYNDGLRGGKVRVRAKISQQDKNTLLISEIPYGTTTTTLIDSILKANDKGKIKIKKIEDNTAANVEILVHLPPNISPDKTIDALYAFTRCEESISPLSCIIINNRPEFIGVSEILRRSTDHTVSLLKSDLEIKLDELESQWHYASLERIFIENRIYRDIEEEETWEGVIQAIDKGLKPHTAHLKRAVTEEDIVRLTEIRIKRISKFDIDKAQQKIDALEDQIEEVKHHLDHLVEFAINYFANLKKDYGKDKDRKTELKAFEDIEATKVVIRNTKLYVNRAEGFIGTSLKRDEYVTDCSDIDDIICFTEDGTMMVTKVDSKTFIGKNIIHVAVFKKKDKRTIYNMIYRDAKSRNTYMKRFAVTSMTRDREYNMGSDKKNTKVFYFSANPNGEAEVVTVYLRQVGQVKKLKFEVDFSDMAIKGRGVKGNIVTKHPVKRIELKEEGVSTLKPRRIWFDDTVQRLNVDDRGDLLGEFKAEDRLLIITQGGIVKTIKPELTTRFDGDMIVLEKWQPKKPISIVYWDGEREKFYVKRFLIENEDKEELVVTEHPKTYLEIVSTDYLPVIELEYTKKPGKDRKPNESVKLEEFISLKGITALGNQLTSEKVNTITLLEPEPYEIPEPIKAEEHEVIDDEEIHTTGANDAPNNLDSKNKYDQPSLFDDED; encoded by the coding sequence ATGAGCGAAGAACACAACGAAGATTTAAATCCAGAAGAACACCCTCAAGATCATCTTAATGATAATTTAGAACAGCCAGAACTTGAGCCAACACAAGATGATGTGTTGACCAAAGTAACCGGTATGTATAAAGACTGGTTTTTAGATTACGCATCGTATGTAATTCTGGAACGTGCTGTACCAGCAATCGAAGATGGTTTTAAACCTGTTCAGCGCCGTATCATGCACTCTATGAAAGATTTAGATGATGGCCGTTATAATAAAGTTGCAAATATAGTAGGACATACTATGCAGTATCACCCGCACGGTGATGCAAGTATAGGAGATGCTATGGTACAAGTAGGACAAAAAGACCTACTTATAGATATGCAAGGTAACTGGGGAAACATTCTTACAGGAGACCGTGCAGCTGCTTCAAGATATATAGAGGCAAGACTTTCAAAATTTGCTTTAGAAGTTTTATTTAACCCAAAGATTACAGATTGGCAATTAAGTTATGATGGTCGCCGAAAAGAACCTATAAATCTTCCGGTAAGATTTCCGTTATTATTAGCACAAGGTGCCGAAGGAATCGCAGTAGGTTTAAGTACAAGAATATTACCACATAACTTTATTGAACTTATAGATGCTTCAATAAAACACTTACAAGGAAAACGTTTTAAAATATATCCAGATTTTCAAACTGGAGGAGAAGCAGATATTTCTAATTATAATGATGGTCTGCGTGGAGGAAAAGTAAGAGTACGCGCTAAAATATCTCAGCAGGATAAAAATACGTTACTCATTTCTGAGATTCCTTATGGAACAACCACAACAACATTAATAGATTCAATCTTAAAAGCCAATGATAAAGGCAAGATTAAGATTAAGAAGATAGAAGATAATACAGCAGCAAATGTCGAAATATTGGTGCACTTACCACCAAATATTTCTCCAGATAAAACCATAGATGCACTTTATGCATTTACACGTTGCGAAGAATCTATCTCTCCGTTAAGTTGTATCATTATTAATAACAGGCCAGAATTTATAGGCGTTTCAGAAATATTAAGACGCAGTACAGACCACACGGTCTCCTTATTAAAGTCTGATCTTGAGATAAAATTAGATGAGTTAGAAAGCCAATGGCATTATGCCTCTTTAGAGAGAATCTTTATTGAAAATAGAATTTATAGAGATATAGAGGAAGAGGAAACTTGGGAAGGTGTAATACAAGCAATTGATAAAGGCTTAAAACCACACACCGCACACCTTAAACGTGCAGTTACCGAAGAAGATATTGTAAGACTAACTGAAATTAGAATTAAAAGGATATCTAAATTTGATATAGATAAAGCACAACAAAAAATAGATGCTTTAGAAGATCAGATTGAAGAGGTAAAGCATCACTTAGATCATTTGGTAGAGTTTGCTATAAATTATTTTGCTAATCTTAAAAAAGACTACGGTAAAGATAAAGATAGAAAAACAGAGCTAAAAGCTTTTGAAGATATTGAAGCCACTAAGGTGGTAATAAGAAACACCAAGCTTTATGTTAATAGGGCAGAAGGTTTTATAGGTACGTCTCTAAAACGTGATGAATATGTTACAGATTGTAGTGATATAGATGACATTATCTGTTTTACAGAAGATGGAACTATGATGGTAACTAAAGTAGACTCAAAAACGTTTATTGGTAAAAATATTATTCACGTAGCGGTCTTCAAGAAAAAAGACAAGCGTACTATATATAATATGATTTATAGAGACGCTAAAAGTAGGAATACTTATATGAAGCGTTTTGCTGTAACTAGTATGACTAGAGATAGAGAATACAATATGGGTTCTGATAAAAAGAACACAAAAGTTTTCTATTTCTCTGCCAATCCTAATGGTGAAGCAGAAGTGGTAACAGTTTATTTGAGACAAGTTGGACAAGTAAAGAAATTGAAATTTGAGGTAGACTTCTCAGACATGGCTATAAAAGGCAGAGGTGTTAAAGGAAATATTGTTACCAAGCATCCTGTAAAACGAATTGAGTTAAAAGAAGAAGGTGTTTCGACATTAAAACCAAGACGTATTTGGTTTGATGATACAGTGCAGCGCTTAAATGTAGATGATCGAGGAGATTTACTAGGAGAATTTAAAGCAGAAGACAGACTCCTTATTATTACACAAGGCGGAATTGTAAAAACAATCAAGCCAGAATTAACCACACGTTTTGATGGCGATATGATTGTTTTGGAAAAATGGCAACCTAAAAAACCAATATCAATAGTTTATTGGGATGGCGAAAGAGAGAAGTTTTATGTAAAACGCTTTTTAATAGAAAATGAAGATAAGGAAGAACTTGTGGTTACAGAACACCCTAAAACATATTTAGAAATTGTATCTACAGACTATCTTCCAGTAATTGAGTTAGAGTACACAAAAAAACCAGGAAAAGACAGAAAACCTAATGAGTCTGTAAAGCTTGAGGAATTTATTTCTTTAAAAGGAATCACAGCACTTGGTAACCAATTAACATCCGAAAAAGTTAATACAATTACGCTTTTAGAACCTGAACCTTATGAAATTCCTGAACCTATAAAGGCTGAAGAACATGAAGTTATTGATGACGAAGAAATACATACAACTGGTGCAAATGATGCTCCAAACAATTTAGATTCAAAAAACAAATACGATCAGCCTAGTTTATTTGATGATGAAGACTAG
- the pepE gene encoding dipeptidase PepE — protein sequence MINAIVASTSTIHGSSYLEYLKPALKELYKASNEVVFIPYARPSGLTHDEYTKIAENGLKDLGVKVIGLHTFKNPQQALTNAKAIFTGGGNTFQLVHMLHQLNLMETLKEAIIKGTPYLGTSAGSNICGPTMQTTNDMPVVYPSSFKTTGIIPFNINAHYLDPDTSSTHKGETRETRIKEFHIYNSTTVLGLREGSWLKVKGDDIILEGDLTARVFIKQKPPYEVEKGFNFKELI from the coding sequence ATGATAAATGCAATAGTTGCAAGTACATCTACAATACACGGCAGTAGCTACCTAGAATACTTGAAACCGGCATTAAAAGAACTATATAAAGCTAGCAATGAGGTTGTATTTATACCGTATGCTAGACCAAGCGGACTTACCCATGATGAATACACTAAAATTGCAGAAAACGGATTAAAAGATTTGGGAGTAAAGGTTATTGGTCTTCACACTTTCAAAAATCCACAACAAGCGTTAACAAATGCAAAAGCAATTTTTACAGGTGGCGGAAATACGTTTCAATTAGTACATATGCTTCACCAACTAAATCTTATGGAAACATTGAAAGAAGCTATAATAAAAGGTACACCGTATTTGGGAACGAGTGCAGGAAGTAACATTTGTGGCCCGACAATGCAAACAACAAATGATATGCCTGTAGTATATCCTTCTAGTTTTAAGACTACAGGTATAATTCCATTCAATATAAATGCACATTATTTAGATCCAGATACGTCTTCTACCCATAAAGGAGAAACACGAGAAACACGCATTAAAGAATTTCATATATATAATTCAACGACAGTTTTAGGTCTAAGAGAAGGCTCTTGGCTTAAAGTTAAAGGAGATGATATTATTTTAGAAGGAGACCTAACTGCTAGAGTTTTCATTAAACAAAAACCGCCATATGAAGTTGAAAAAGGCTTCAACTTTAAAGAACTTATATAA